Proteins encoded by one window of Chloroflexota bacterium:
- a CDS encoding bifunctional oligoribonuclease/PAP phosphatase NrnA encodes MTPQPTARALIASAQRILLLTHVSPDGDAMGSLLGLHWALKACGKETLPVSADGCPDTFRFLPGSAEVANRAKEPFDLVITLDCADLGRAGKPAEALGQPPDINIDHHATNPGFGRLNFVTPEAASTAEIIFDLLPQFGLPLTGPAAECLLCGVVSDTLGFRTSNTTAKVLTTAQKLMAAGADLPRIYDHALNRRSFNAVQLWGQALARATLSDGLAWTTIPLSIKQAVGYNGKGDADLINVLTTINEADVFLIFVEHEKDEVKVSWRARPGWDVAKIAQSFGGGGHVSAAGANLKNISLAEAEEKVLAATRKIMSNAK; translated from the coding sequence CGCATTCTGCTTCTCACCCACGTTTCGCCCGACGGCGACGCGATGGGTTCATTACTCGGCTTGCACTGGGCGCTGAAGGCGTGCGGCAAAGAAACGCTCCCCGTCAGCGCCGACGGTTGCCCCGACACGTTTCGCTTCCTGCCGGGCAGCGCCGAGGTCGCCAACCGCGCCAAAGAGCCATTCGATCTGGTCATCACCCTCGACTGCGCCGACCTGGGCCGGGCCGGCAAACCGGCCGAGGCGCTGGGCCAGCCGCCGGACATCAACATTGATCACCACGCCACCAACCCCGGCTTTGGCCGCCTGAATTTTGTGACGCCGGAGGCGGCTTCCACTGCCGAAATCATCTTCGACCTGCTCCCGCAATTTGGCCTGCCGCTCACCGGGCCGGCCGCCGAGTGTTTGCTGTGCGGCGTCGTCTCGGACACACTTGGCTTTCGCACGTCTAACACTACCGCTAAAGTTCTGACGACTGCTCAAAAACTCATGGCCGCCGGGGCCGACCTGCCGCGCATTTACGATCATGCCCTCAACCGCCGCTCGTTCAACGCCGTGCAGTTGTGGGGCCAGGCGCTGGCGCGCGCGACCTTGAGCGACGGCCTGGCCTGGACGACGATCCCGTTGTCAATTAAGCAAGCGGTGGGTTACAACGGCAAAGGCGACGCCGACCTGATTAACGTGCTGACTACCATCAACGAAGCCGATGTCTTTCTGATCTTCGTCGAGCACGAGAAGGACGAAGTCAAAGTGAGTTGGCGGGCGCGGCCCGGCTGGGACGTTGCCAAGATCGCCCAGTCGTTTGGCGGCGGTGGGCACGTGTCGGCGGCGGGCGCGAACCTCAAGAACATCTCGCTGGCCGAAGCTGAAGAGAAAGTGCTGGCGGCCACTCGAAAGATAATGTCAAATGCAAAATGA